CGCTGCTTGTACGGAATGACGATGCTGAACTTCGGGGCACCCATGCCTGCTCCTCCTACGAAGTCGTGTGTCCTCCCCGGTCCGACGAAGGGACCGGGGGGCTTCAACAAGAGAAGCTTGGCACAATGTTGCCTAGATTGACAATGGGTTGCCGAGACCCTTCCGGCCGACCGGAGACAGCCGGGCCGGCACCGCTGACGCGTGTACGCCGGACAGACGGAAGAGCTCCCCGTGCGCGGTGACACCCGCTCACAGGAAGCTCTGTCGATGGCTCGGCAGCAGAAGGGCCGGATGCGGGCACCCGGGCGGGCGGCTCCGCACCGAGCCGGTGCATCGAGTCGTCCGTTCCCGGGGCGGGGCTCACCGGTGCGGGAGTCCCACCCCGGGACGGCTCGTGACCGGCGTCCGGTTACGCGGCGGGAACCGCGGTCCGCGCGGGCTCGTCGACGCGGGCCGTCATCTCGTCCACGAGGGTGAAACGGTAGCCGCGTCCGAGCAGGCCCTCGATCACGGCGGGCAGTGCTTCCACCGTCTGCGAGCGGTCACCGCCACCGTCGTGCAGCAGCACGACGGAACCCGGCCGCGCCTGGTCGAGCACGGTACGGGCGACGGCGTCCGCACCGGGCATCGCCCAGTCGTCGGGCACCACGTCCCACAGCGCGGTCGTCAGCCCGGACTCGGCGAGCCAGCCGAGGACTTCCGGGGTGCGCGACCCGTACGGCGGCCGGAACACCGTCGGCGCGGGGCCGCCGGCCGCCTCGGCGATGGCCTCCTGGGTGCGTTCGATCTGCTCGGTGAGCTGGGACCGCGTCAGCTCGGGCAGGAACGGGTGCGACCAGGTGTGGTTGCCGAACCCGTGTCCCTGTTCCCGCATCCGCGTGAGGATGTCGGGGTGGGCACGGGCGTTCATGCCGACGCAGAAGAACGTCGCCGGCACGCCGTAGCGTTCGAGGACGTCCAGGACGCGTTCGGTGTTGCCCGGCTGCGGCCCGTCGTCGAAGGTGAGCGCGATCTCCTTGCGGTCGCGCCCGCCGTGGCTCAGCAGACGTCCCTCGGCGGTCAGCCGTGCCACCTCCGACGCCGTGCCCTCGATCCACGCCGCCAACTCCGGCTCCCGGCCGGTCTGAGTGCCGCGAGTGCGTATCAGACGCGCCAGGGCGGACGGGGCGCCGGCGGCGGCCCGGGCGATCTCGGCGGCCGGCACCGACCCGAACCCCGGTCTCGGCGGCAGGAGTGGGGGGTCGGCGCGGAACACCGTGAGGCCGGCGGCCATGAGCCGACCGTCGAGTATCCCGTTGGTGCTCTCCACCACAGTGGTCAACTCCGGGCCGAGACCGCGCAGATGGCCGGCCATGTCCGCGACGCGGTCCGCGCCGAACCGCGCCCGGGGCGCGGCCGTCGCACCGTCCGCGCCGACCACCTCGATCTCGTATCCGCCCGCGCCCCAGGCGATTCCCGCATACAGCATGGCGTTCCTCCTCCGGTTGTGACAGCGGTGACTCACGCGGGGCCGGTGTACTCCGTGAAGTGGCGCTCCGCGAACAGTTCGGGCCGGCCCCGGTCGAGGCCGAGGGCCCGGGCCCGGCGCAGCATGTGCCGCCAGTACGGCTTCACCGGCGGCCACGCGGTGCCGACCTGGCAGTACGAGGCGTCGACGAAGTAACGGTCCCTGCCGCTCAGGCCCCCGCGCGCCGGCCGGCGGGCGTGGAACAGGGCGGAGTGCAGGACGACGGTGGAGCCGGGCGGCAGGTGGTCGATGACGGCCTCGCCCGGCAGTTCGGCGGTGCCCAGGTGCCCGCGGGCGTCCTTGCCGGCCACTTCGAGGTGCGATCCGGGCAGCACGACGAGGGCGGACGTGTCGGGGCCGAGGCCGTCCAGGTAGTGCAGCGTGTGGATCATGGCGTGGTTCCGGTCGGTCTGCGGGCGCTGCTCGTAGTCGTGGTGCCAGGGTTTGCCCGGCACGTCGGGCCGCTGCCGGTCGCTGTGCAGATGGTGGAAGACGAAGTCGGGGCCCATGACCTGGCTGAGCACGTCCAACAGCGGTTCGTGTCCGACGAGTTCACCGTGTGCCGCGAGCTCCAGCTCCATGACGGGCGGGAGTCCGTGGGTGTCGGGGTCGACGCACGAGGCGATCGACTTCTCCCGCAGCCCTTCGTCGACCCAGCGGTCGGCCTCGCGCCGCAGCCGCGCGGCCAGCTCGTCGGGGAGGAATCCCGGCAGGACCAGATAGCCGAGCCGGGCGAACCGGTCGATCTGCTCGTCGCTCAGACGCAGCGTCCGTTCGACGGGGAGGGTGAGGTTCGGAGTCATGAAAGCGCGCTCCTGTTCGGGATGTCGGGGAAAGATGACAGGGCGGGGCCGGAGAACATGGACGGCCTCCGCCCGGCGGTGCGGCCCGGTGGACCGGATGGACGGACCGGTCACATGGACCGGGTGGATGGACCGGGCGGCTCTCCGGAGGGCGTGCCGTGGCGGAGAGCACCGGACGGTTCGCCCCGGACGCCACCAGAGACGGCGATTGCGTTGTGCGGGCGACGGGCCGGGCCCGGGTGAGCGGTGCCCGACGCGGAACGGCACCGGGCGCGCCGGACCCGACGGGGCCGGCGCGCGGGACGTCCGGGTGAGTGCTACGGCACGTGCGGTCGGGGCGCCGCGATCCGGGCGGCCGTTCGGGCGGAACCCTCGCTTGCCGCTGTCGCGCGGGCAGGGCGGGTGCGACCGGAACGTGCCCACGGGCCGGCGCGGCGACCGGTGACCGGCGGCCGGTGACCGACGAGCGGGCACGGCGCGTTGTCTGCCGGCGCGGGCGGGGAGCGGATCAGTGACACGGCCCCGCGATGGGGGGACGACGGCTTCCTCGCCGGGTCACACCCGGGAGAAGCACCCCGCCGCCGGCCGACGCCCGGGACGGCGCGGCCCGCCGTTGCGTTGCTCGGTGACGCCGCGGAGGGCGAGGCCGGAAAGTGGGCGGAGCGGAAGGGGGTCGGGGACATCGGCCGTACCGCCCGTGGCGACGGACGACCCCCGCGACCGCGGTTACGGCCAGTCGATGTCGTCGTTGCCAGCCTTGGCAGAAGTGAGAGCGCTCTCTGCCTTGGGCCAGTCAATCCCGTCATCGGCGCTGGCAGCATGAGTGACAGCGCTCTCTATTTTGGGCCAGTCGATGACCTCCAGCGAAACGGGTGTCAAAGCACCCAAGGTGATGACGGAGAGAGTTGCGGCGGACACGGTGCGGAAACGCTTGTACATGTCGGCTTCCCTAATGAAGGCACAGGTGAGTGCGGACTTCGAGGGCCCAGCGACCCCGAAGCCACGATCAACGTATCCGGAACGGGCGAGCCTTGGCAACGATTTGCCTAGAAGTTGGCAACTAGCTGTCATCGATCGTTCACGCCCTCACGGAGCGTCTGGCAACCGGGCAGGCAAGTTACTTGCCGAAATATTTACGGGGCGATAGGATCCGCCGTAAATCAGTACGTTTTTGTGCTCGCCGAGAGCCGCGGGGGAGGTCGAGCCGCTACCTGTCGTCGTATGCACTGATAGTGAGATTCACATGCTGGAACAGCCGACTTTCGGACGACGCCTCAAAGAGCTCCGGGTGGAGCGTGGGCTGTCACAGGCCTCTCTCGCGGGCGAGGAAATCTCGACCGGGTACTTGTCACGCCTGGAATCTGGCGCCCGCCAGCCCACCGAGCGCGTGGTCACGTACGTCGCCCAGGTACTGGGGGTGGACCGGTCCGCCTTCGACACTCCTCCCAGTGGCGGCTCACTCGCCCAGGCCCTGTCCATCGCGACGTCCACGGACGGTGACGAGGGGATCGCGAACCTCATCGCCGTGCTCGCGCAGGTGCGCGAGGAAGCGCCTTTCATGCGCTGGCAGGCACTGTGGCTGATCTCCCGCTACTGGCAGCGCCACGGCCGGCGGGACGAGGAGCGGGCATGCCTGGAGGAGCTGATGCGGGTCGCCGACGAACTCGCCCTGCCCGAACTGCAGTGCAGGGCCAGGTTCCAACTCGCCCGCGCGCTGCGGTCGACGGGCGAGGTGCCCAGGGCGCTCGACATCGCCGTCAACGCGTACCAGCTGGCCAAGAAGGCCGAGCTGTCCGTCACCGACACCGGAGGCTCACTGCTCACGCTCGTCTCCGTGGAGGCGGAGGCGGGTCGGCTGCCCGATGCCCGGGCGCACGTCGACGAACTGGTCCAGCTGGTGGCGGGGCGGTCCGATCCCCTGGCCGCCGAAGCCCTGTGGTCGGCCGCCACCGTACGGTTCCGGCAGGGCGACCACGAGGTCGCGCGCGGCTATCTCGAACAGGCCATGAAGCAGTTGGACAGCAACGTCGACCTGACGTTGTGGGCACGGCTGCGGCTGGCCGCGGCCTCCCTGCACCTGCAGAGCACCCCTCCGCAGACCGACCGTGCGCACGAGTGCCTGGAGGCGGCGGCCAGCGCACTCGCCCTGGTGGGCACGCCCGTACTGCGCCAGGAGCTGCTGACCCTCCAGACACACCTGGCCTTCGAGCAGGGCCGCTACGCGGACGCGCGCACCCTCCACGCCCGGCTCCACGGCGACGAACTGCGCCTGACGTACCGGGACCAGGTCAGGCTCCACATCCTCGACGCACGCCTGATGATCCTGGAAGGCCGTGAGGACGAGGGCATCCAACGCCTCAAGGAGCTGGGCGAACAGGCCCGTCAGCAGTCCAACATCGATCTGGCCGCCGAGATCTGGCGCATCCTCGCCGAGTCCCTGGAGGACGCCACCCGCGCCCGCCGCGAGCAGCAGGCGGACAGGCCCGGGGCGACCGGACACTGAGGCCTGCGGCCGAAGTCGTGACAGGTCACTGACCGCGCCCCGGGGGACGGCCCCGGACAGGCCTCAGCGGTCGATCGCGGTCAGTGACCCGGCGCTCCCGTGGTCCGACGACCCGGTGCTCCAGCGGGCCGGAAGTGAGGCAACTCGGCCATGGGCGCCGCGTGATGTGCGCCCGGCCGAGTTCCGCCGGCCCACCAGGGTGAAACCCGCACGGCACCCCGGCCGCTCCACCGGGCGGACGAGGTCGCCGAGAGCGACATCCGCCTCCGTCAGCCGCAGGCCGACGTGGAAGACCCCGAAACCGTGACCGAGGCCGGGCCCGGCGCGGCGCGGTGAGCGCCGCCGTGGCCTGACGGCCGGCCCGCGTGCGCGTGCGCCCGGGGAGTTCGGCCGACAGGACGCCGCCGCGGCGAGTCGCACTCGTCGGCGAAGCCGGACACGCGGCACGCGCACGCCCACCTCCTCGCCGACGAACCGGCGCGCGCCCGCCATCCCGGGGCCCGGTCTCCGTACGCGCCCACCCCCGCTCCAGGTTCCGTACGGGGCGGTTCGAGGTGTTGTCGGATGTCCCTCCTGTGACTCACCCCCTCATGGGGTTGCCTTAGGTGTGCCAACCTTGGCAAACTATTGCCTACTACTCCGGACCGAGACCGCGACCCCGTACAGCGCATGCAGGCCTGCTCCGAGCCGCACCGCAAGGAGGGTTCCCATCGCCACGCAACAGCCGAGCGGCATACCGCCACGCTCGTATCTCATCAGCGTCGTCCTGC
The DNA window shown above is from Streptomyces sp. NBC_01451 and carries:
- a CDS encoding polysaccharide deacetylase family protein, whose product is MLYAGIAWGAGGYEIEVVGADGATAAPRARFGADRVADMAGHLRGLGPELTTVVESTNGILDGRLMAAGLTVFRADPPLLPPRPGFGSVPAAEIARAAAGAPSALARLIRTRGTQTGREPELAAWIEGTASEVARLTAEGRLLSHGGRDRKEIALTFDDGPQPGNTERVLDVLERYGVPATFFCVGMNARAHPDILTRMREQGHGFGNHTWSHPFLPELTRSQLTEQIERTQEAIAEAAGGPAPTVFRPPYGSRTPEVLGWLAESGLTTALWDVVPDDWAMPGADAVARTVLDQARPGSVVLLHDGGGDRSQTVEALPAVIEGLLGRGYRFTLVDEMTARVDEPARTAVPAA
- a CDS encoding helix-turn-helix domain-containing protein, producing MLEQPTFGRRLKELRVERGLSQASLAGEEISTGYLSRLESGARQPTERVVTYVAQVLGVDRSAFDTPPSGGSLAQALSIATSTDGDEGIANLIAVLAQVREEAPFMRWQALWLISRYWQRHGRRDEERACLEELMRVADELALPELQCRARFQLARALRSTGEVPRALDIAVNAYQLAKKAELSVTDTGGSLLTLVSVEAEAGRLPDARAHVDELVQLVAGRSDPLAAEALWSAATVRFRQGDHEVARGYLEQAMKQLDSNVDLTLWARLRLAAASLHLQSTPPQTDRAHECLEAAASALALVGTPVLRQELLTLQTHLAFEQGRYADARTLHARLHGDELRLTYRDQVRLHILDARLMILEGREDEGIQRLKELGEQARQQSNIDLAAEIWRILAESLEDATRARREQQADRPGATGH
- a CDS encoding phytanoyl-CoA dioxygenase family protein, which gives rise to MTPNLTLPVERTLRLSDEQIDRFARLGYLVLPGFLPDELAARLRREADRWVDEGLREKSIASCVDPDTHGLPPVMELELAAHGELVGHEPLLDVLSQVMGPDFVFHHLHSDRQRPDVPGKPWHHDYEQRPQTDRNHAMIHTLHYLDGLGPDTSALVVLPGSHLEVAGKDARGHLGTAELPGEAVIDHLPPGSTVVLHSALFHARRPARGGLSGRDRYFVDASYCQVGTAWPPVKPYWRHMLRRARALGLDRGRPELFAERHFTEYTGPA